Proteins encoded by one window of Bactrocera oleae isolate idBacOlea1 chromosome 4, idBacOlea1, whole genome shotgun sequence:
- the LOC106619615 gene encoding probable basic-leucine zipper transcription factor D: protein MYLRTLYNIATAAAAVVAAASASSNAVHMHNNINNSNNNNNNNINSNHNKQRHRSISNERNECAKQNDLLVAKNRLLTGLAADVHSALPAYTPAGALSSATTPPTQSPVPSVNKLLCDVLEPEISIRSMYKCCGKRFMQQAQTQQQQQHLHIIQPHAMTNVAAAAATISPPPLTTTTTTLPTHPTTTCCTPTSSAHHSNCSGCQITAAASIQLANLIGSTMLLPQTAAAMQDVATKAVAAGETVNVTNEHNTSKKLHASTAEKLLCRGGNSALEAVSSVSASAGSSASIMSPHTAATTKKANVQFHCEFCAFTCSWKYDLKLHLRQKHGIHNKKM from the coding sequence ATTTACGGACATTGTATAATATTGCCACCGCAGCGGCAGCCGTCGTCGCAGCAGCCTCTGCAAGCAGCAATGCGGTACACATGCATAATAATATCAAtaacagtaataataataacaacaacaacatcaatagCAATCACAACAAACAGCGACACAGGAGTATTAGCAATGAGCGCAATGAGTGCGCCAAGCAAAATGATTTATTAGTTGCCAAAAATCGCTTATTAACTGGCCTAGCAGCGGACGTGCATAGCGCGCTACCCGCCTACACGCCAGCCGGCGCACTGTCCAGCGCGACGACGCCACCCACGCAAAGCCCCGTGCCGAGCGTAAACAAACTGCTGTGTGATGTGCTTGAGCCGGAAATATCGATACGCTCCATGTACAAGTGCTGTGGCAAGCGGTTTATGCAACAGGCGCAaacgcaacagcaacaacaacatttacacATCATACAACCGCATGCTATGACAAATGTcgccgcagcagcagcaacaatatcaCCACCAccgctaacaacaacaacaactaccctGCCGACGCATCCAACAACCACATGCTGCACACCAACATCGTCCGCCCATCACAGCAATTGTAGTGGCTGCCAAATAACAGCGGCCGCCTCCATACAATTGGCCAATTTAATTGGCAGTACAATGTTGTTGCCACAAACAGCCGCAGCAATGCAAGATGTTGCCACAAAAGCCGTAGCAGCCGGCGAAACGGTAAATGTAACAAACGAACATAATACAAGTAAGAAATTACACGCCAGCACTGCGGAGAAGCTACTGTGTAGAGGCGGCAACAGCGCATTGGAAGCCGTGAGTAGCGTCAGCGCCAGCGCCGGCTCCTCCGCGAGCATAATGTCGCCACACACGGCGGCCACAACCAAGAAAGCCAACGTGCAGTTCCACTGCGAGTTCTGCGCCTTCACCTGCTCGTGGAAGTACGACTTGAAGCTACACTTGCGGCAAAAACATGGCATTCACAATAAGAAAATGTGA
- the LOC138856980 gene encoding uncharacterized protein codes for MLIGNEMFVENPHERFPCAVCGKSYLRKRHLQRHMRDECIGIPPRFSCDLCPSRFRRKYHMVRHLTSKHGIPPAIAQQATSNSGGGGASGYRSSGENNVNHTNDACNGAVPENLSLKREQYDSENMPHSPQAPTAPQAHAANGTDVDGAINMDAVVLDKKPTYGLTGAITAISAATVMGESNGQAAEGINEEIARSLTVNADNDGAVGQIAASKALDAIGEEWKMKLGIQLISNTLLKERLINTIPFAYNNN; via the coding sequence ATGCTGATCGGCAATGAAATGTTCGTTGAGAATCCACATGAGCGCTTCCCCTGCGCCGTCTGTGGCAAAAGCTATTTGCGCAAGCGTCACTTACAGCGTCACATGCGCGACGAATGCATCGGTATACCGCCACGTTTCAGTTGCGACCTGTGCCCCTCACGTTTCCGCCGTAAATATCACATGGTACGCCACTTAACCTCGAAACACGGCATACCGCCGGCCATAGCGCAACAGGCAACCAGCAATAGCGGCGGTGGCGGCGCGAGCGGTTACCGCAGTAGTGGTGAGAATAATGTGAACCACACTAATGACGCTTGTAATGGTGCCGTACCGGAGAATTTATCATTGAAAAGGGAGCAATATGACTCGGAGAACATGCCGCACAGCCCACAGGCCCCCACCGCACCACAAGCACATGCCGCCAATGGAACGGATGTGGATGGCGCCATAAATATGGACGCGGTGGTGTTGGACAAGAAGCCGACTTACGGTTTGACTGGCGCTATAACCGCCATATCGGCTGCAACGGTGATGGGCGAGAGTAATGGCCAGGCGGCCGAAGGCATTAATGAGGAAATCGCTCGCTCGTTGACCGTTAATGCTGATAATGATGGTGCTGTGGGACAAATTGCGGCCAGCAAGGCTTTGGATGCTATTGGTGAGGAGTGGAAAATGAAATTGGGCATACAGCTGATATCCAATACATTGTTAAAGGAGCGTCTCATCAATACGATACCAtttgcatacaacaacaactaa